Part of the Cloacibacterium caeni genome is shown below.
AAAACCTAAATATTGCGGTAAAAAATTAATAAATAACCAAGCGTAAAAACTGTACGTAAACACTTGAAAAATGCTATTTAACGCCACCAACATTGCGGCATATTCACGATTTCCAGAAGCCAAATCATTCCAAACAATCACCATTGCGATACATCTTGCCAAACCAATTAAAATCAATCCAACCATGTAATTGGGTTCGTCTTTCAGAAAAATAATTGCCAAAACGAACATCAAAATCGGACCAATAATCCAATTGAGAATTAATGAAACTCCCATTGTTTTACGGTCTTTAAAAGCCATAGGTAAAAGACTATAATCTACTTTGGCTAACGGTGGAAACATCATGAGAATCAAACCAATCGCTAATGGAATATTAGTGGTTCCGCTAGAAAACTGATTGATGGTTTCTGGGATTGATGGCACCAATTTCCCGAGTAATACTCCGAAAATCATTGCTGAAAAAATCCATAATGTTAAATATCTGTCGAGAAATTTCAGTTTGGGTTTCATGTTAATTTTTATGAGTCTGTTTTATGATTTTCTTAAATTTTCAAAGACAAATTTCATTTCTGTAGCGATTTCTAAACTTCTGTTGAAATATGTTTCGTTCATTTCAGCAGTTCCATCAGATTTTTTAGGATCTTCATATTTAATGGGAATTCTGGCTTCTGCTCCGTAAACAATCGGGCAATTTTCGTCTGCAGAATCACACGTGAGAATAGCAGCAAATTCTGACTTCGGATTAAAATCATTATCATATTTTTTAGAAAAACAAATCACCGCATGTTCATTTTCGGCAAATTTTACCGCATAAACAGGATTTTCAGTTTCTGATAATTTTAAAATTTCAAAACCTTGATTTGTAAGCGTTTCAGAAATTTTTGGAAACATGGCTGTTGCTTCTGTTCCACCAGAATAGCAAAAAACATTTTCAATTTGATAATAATTCGCCATTGTTTGTACCCAAATCTGTGAAAGATGGCTCCTTCTGGAATTATGAGTACAAATAAAATTTAATCTAACTTCTTCATTTTCAGACCTTTTAGAAGAGATAAATTCAATTAAAGGTTGAAGGATTATTTTTCGTTCCTCAGAAATTCTTTCTGTGGAAAGTTGAGAAATTATTTCTCTAATTTTTAAGTTCATTTGATTATTTTGATAGTTTTAAAATCGAAAAAGCGCCTCTCGTCACCAAGATAAAAATAAGAGTTCCAATGGCTAAATCTGGCATTTTGCTATGTGTAAAATAGACTAAAACCCCAGCAATTATCACTCCTAGATTGATTATCACATCATTATTGGTAAAGATTACACTCGCCTGAATATGTGCTTCTTTGCTTTTACTTTTTTGCAAAAGATAAAGACAAGCTGCGTTCCCTAATAATGCAAAAAACGAAATAAGCATCATCATTTGAAATTCTGGAACTTCTGTTTTTACAAAAAATCTTCGCAAAACTTCTGTTAAACCTAAAATTGCCAAAATTAACTGAAAATATCCGCTGATTTTGGCAACATTATTCTTTCTTTCAATGGCTTTTCCAACTGCAAATAAAGCCAATAAATACACAAAACTATCTGCCAACATATCTAGACTATCGGCAACTAATCCCATAGAATTAGACCAAAAACCATAGAAAATTTCTAGCAAAAAAAAGAAAAAATTGATTCCTAAAACACTCCAAAGCAATTGTGTTTGATTTTTGTGTTCTTGGAGTTTTTCTTGCGTAAATTCTGTAGAAATATGCTGTGTATCAAAATTTAGTGTTTCTAATTGTTTGAAAATTTCTTCTTCATTTTCATGATGAAAAACCAATAATTCCCGATTGGGAATATCAAAATCCAAGGCTTCAATCGATTTGAAATTCTGGAGCTTCATTCTGATGATTTGCTCTTCTGAAGGGCAATCCATTTTATGGATTTTGAATTTGGACTTTTTCATTACATAAAGTTACATTTTCTTTTGGAATTCGCAGAAAATAAAGTTTTGAGTGGTTTCAAAAGGTGTTTTATGCACTTCTTCAAAACTATTTAAAAGCGAAAAATCATTTCCGAAAATTTTCAAGAATTTCTCTTTGCTGTATTGCGTAATTTCTAAACCACTACATTTTAAAGGTCCTGATTCTGAAAAGGTTCCCACAAAATACAGTCCTTTTTCTCCTAAAACATCACTCAACAAAGTAGCATATTTTTGAATATCTTCTTCTTTGGTCAAAAAATGAAAACTTGCTCTATCATGTATCACATCAAACTTTTCTATTGAAGAAAAATCTAAAATATCAGACACTACAAAACGTACTTTTTCTGATTTTTCGCCCAATCTTTTCTTGATTCTTTCTATTGCATTTTCTGAAATATCAAGTAAAGTAAGACTTTCATAATCTTGCTCTAATAGATT
Proteins encoded:
- a CDS encoding arsenate-mycothiol transferase ArsC, producing the protein MNLKIREIISQLSTERISEERKIILQPLIEFISSKRSENEEVRLNFICTHNSRRSHLSQIWVQTMANYYQIENVFCYSGGTEATAMFPKISETLTNQGFEILKLSETENPVYAVKFAENEHAVICFSKKYDNDFNPKSEFAAILTCDSADENCPIVYGAEARIPIKYEDPKKSDGTAEMNETYFNRSLEIATEMKFVFENLRKS
- a CDS encoding cation transporter, which codes for MKKSKFKIHKMDCPSEEQIIRMKLQNFKSIEALDFDIPNRELLVFHHENEEEIFKQLETLNFDTQHISTEFTQEKLQEHKNQTQLLWSVLGINFFFFLLEIFYGFWSNSMGLVADSLDMLADSFVYLLALFAVGKAIERKNNVAKISGYFQLILAILGLTEVLRRFFVKTEVPEFQMMMLISFFALLGNAACLYLLQKSKSKEAHIQASVIFTNNDVIINLGVIIAGVLVYFTHSKMPDLAIGTLIFILVTRGAFSILKLSK
- a CDS encoding class I SAM-dependent methyltransferase: MEINKKQHWENVFATKKETEVSWYQEKPETSLQFFGRNKIPKNAKILEIGGGDSYLIDNLLEQDYESLTLLDISENAIERIKKRLGEKSEKVRFVVSDILDFSSIEKFDVIHDRASFHFLTKEEDIQKYATLLSDVLGEKGLYFVGTFSESGPLKCSGLEITQYSKEKFLKIFGNDFSLLNSFEEVHKTPFETTQNFIFCEFQKKM